A window of the Ferrimicrobium acidiphilum DSM 19497 genome harbors these coding sequences:
- a CDS encoding TraM recognition domain-containing protein produces MSEGGGTGITTMVVLQSLAQARDRWGSETAGADSPLLRLTYLRWA; encoded by the coding sequence ATGTCAGAAGGAGGCGGTACCGGTATCACTACGATGGTTGTGCTGCAATCGCTAGCGCAAGCGAGAGATCGGTGGGGATCCGAGACAGCTGGAGCTGATTCGCCACTTCTTCGCCTAACTTACCTGCGATGGGCATAG
- a CDS encoding ATP-binding protein, with product MHAQFPRYTIGLRSTILTSQLPVVNWYASIGDTTIADALLDRLTTNLHRIELNGESILGSCARCYRFGGSQATRLGLVDGRQYACLSSGPSCSRCCLAERRGVIRSR from the coding sequence GTGCATGCTCAATTTCCAAGATACACCATTGGACTTCGCTCAACGATCCTTACCTCACAACTCCCAGTTGTCAACTGGTACGCAAGTATTGGTGACACGACGATCGCTGACGCTCTTCTTGACCGCCTGACCACGAACCTTCACCGCATCGAACTGAACGGAGAATCAATCCTGGGATCGTGCGCTAGATGCTATCGTTTCGGCGGATCACAAGCAACGAGACTCGGTCTGGTCGATGGTCGGCAATACGCTTGCCTCTCTAGCGGACCCTCGTGTTCTCGCTGCTGTCTCGCCGAGCGACGAGGAGTCATTCGATCCCGCTGA
- a CDS encoding ABC transporter ATP-binding protein, whose protein sequence is MSTKSYPADPVPRLASTLSVNGVSKRYRQRGKGRKLTVAVDNVSFTIPPGAAVGLVGASGSGKSTIGRLVTGTERPDSGQIRFGDLQIERLSHRSLHTLHRKVQMVFQDPYGALNPVHTVGYTVSRPCVNYLGMSASEAFDRAGQLLDRVGLAPSGQFLSKLPHQLSGGQRQRVVIARALACEPEFLVADEPVSMLDVSLRAGILRLLADLQRENGLSLLYITHDLLSARVLTDHILVLNKGIIVEQGATVEVLRNPQDPYTVKLLDALVTPELAKNRPLQMRAEAEEVIGPTEDSSIVG, encoded by the coding sequence ATGTCGACGAAGTCTTATCCTGCAGATCCCGTTCCCAGGCTGGCATCCACACTATCGGTCAATGGCGTCTCGAAGCGTTACCGTCAGCGTGGTAAGGGGCGCAAGCTGACCGTGGCTGTCGACAATGTCTCGTTTACGATTCCACCGGGTGCCGCCGTGGGGCTCGTAGGGGCGAGTGGCAGTGGCAAATCTACGATTGGTCGATTGGTTACCGGTACGGAGCGCCCAGATTCGGGTCAAATCAGATTCGGCGATCTGCAAATTGAGCGACTCAGCCATCGCTCGCTACATACCTTGCACCGCAAGGTACAGATGGTGTTTCAGGATCCGTATGGTGCACTAAATCCGGTTCATACCGTCGGGTATACGGTGAGTCGACCGTGCGTGAATTATCTCGGGATGTCAGCATCGGAGGCATTCGACAGGGCGGGGCAGCTGTTGGATCGGGTGGGTTTGGCCCCATCAGGGCAGTTTCTCAGTAAATTACCGCATCAATTGTCTGGTGGCCAACGCCAGCGAGTGGTGATCGCTCGTGCGTTGGCATGCGAACCTGAGTTTCTGGTCGCAGATGAGCCGGTGTCGATGTTAGATGTGTCGCTTCGCGCTGGAATATTGAGGCTGTTGGCGGATCTCCAGCGCGAGAACGGACTCAGTCTGTTATATATCACCCACGATCTCTTGAGTGCAAGGGTGTTGACCGATCATATCTTGGTGCTCAACAAGGGGATAATTGTGGAGCAGGGCGCGACGGTGGAGGTCTTGCGCAACCCACAAGACCCCTACACGGTCAAGTTGCTTGATGCGCTGGTTACGCCCGAGCTCGCTAAAAACCGGCCGCTCCAGATGCGCGCTGAGGCTGAGGAGGTCATTGGACCCACCGAAGACAGCAGCATCGTTGGATGA